The genomic interval CTATAATACAGCTTCTTCATCTGCCTCCTGTCAAGCTCCTCCTTATCCAAACACCCCACTTTCAGAAGACATTTTGTGGAATGGGCTAGTCTGTGCTTAGTCTCATCTATGGATATGCCTGTTCTTTCTGCTATCTTCCTTTAACAAGGCCTGCTCTCCCTCCAGTTTTGTCCCCCTCACCCATCCCTCATGATATTGTAACAAGGAGTGGGCCACttctgttgtttattttttattattcatattttttgtatATCACTTAAAATAATGCAGTCTCTAAATGATTTAAGAGTATAGATTATAGCAGCATGCAGAATAGTAGAGGAGGAGCAGAAATTTCCCCCATAGTTTGTCCTGGTTTTGAGGGAAAGGTGCTGATGTCAGTGTTTTGCACTGGCAGGCCTATGAGAAGCAGAAGAATGAGAAAAAGGCAGAGATGGCAGAGTTGAGCAAAGCTGCCAAAGAATCCAAGGTGAAGAGCTTCCTGGACAAAGAACTAAGCATCGTCAGCAAGCCTCTCAACCCTTTTGATCGTACGTCAGGTAAATGTTGGCAGAGGAGAAGACTGGGTGGGAACAAGACTGTATGAAGAAGTTTCAAAATATTTACTTCTCCCTTGATGGAGCAGGTTATACTACAAGGTTTATTCCCCACATGTGCTCCAAAGACAGAGCCccagaaacaaacaaatgtcACCATTCTTGATAGGAAGAGCCCCACATTTTGACTTTTGGCAGCTTACAGATGCTCTTCAGTGTTACTGCTGCTGCATAGATGCTTTTGTTCTACCTGCTATTTCAGGTGTGCTTGGAAAGTGGTAGGTCTTCTAACACAGCTACCATTGTTCTGTGAATTGCAGGAGATTCTGAACCTGGACCCAGCAgtgaagacaaagacaaagacaaaaaacTGCCCAGCTTCTGGATCCCTTCACTGACCCCTGAGGCCAAGACCAAAGTCATCCCAAAGCCAGTGCGTtcttttgccattccttttacaGGCTCACTTATTGCCCAGTTTCCAGTACAGGGGTGGGCAAATTGTttccctccaggtgttgttggttTACAATTTCATCAGCTGTATCTGAGGTTGAGGGGATGGTAGAAGTtccagtctagcaacatctgaagggctgcattttCCTATGCTTGTTCATCTGATTTGGAGCATGTCTGCACTTTTCATTAGTTTATTTGTCATGGCTTCTTGGAGATTGGGCTCCTCATTCAAAATTTCAACTACCAGGTTTTTCCTCTCACTTCAGAGAATTTATGTAACTTTATATTTTAATGGCCTTGGTAGATTGGACTAGATAATTCTGAATATTTTATAAATCTCAAAGCAGGATCTTTGGGTGTATTTTGATATTTTGATCCTCTAatcttttactctttctttctctcaagaATCTACCAGTTCTTCCTCCTTAGTTGCCTTGATGTTGTCATTCCAGGACAAGTGTGTGTATTGTCCCATGAGCAGGAAGCCCCTGAAGCTGAAGGACCTGATTCCAGTGCATTTCACCCCTGTTGACCCTAGTGTGGATCGTGTAGGGCTTATCAACCGGCAAGACCGCTATGTCTGTGCAGTCACACGAGACATGCTTGGAAACTCTGTCCCTTGTGCTGTACTCCGTCCATCGTGAGTGATTGGGATTTCTGGACTGAGAGATTTTAGCATGTCAAATAGAGGGTGACAATTTTGGGGCAATAAATGTCAAATTATAGTCATTCATGTCTTCTGTTTAGAATATGAAGCATGCCCTTTTTTTTAACAGGGGCTCTGTGGTCACTCTGGAGTGTGTGGAGAAACTCATCAAAAAGGACATGGTTGATCCAATGAATGGGGAGAA from Sceloporus undulatus isolate JIND9_A2432 ecotype Alabama chromosome 6, SceUnd_v1.1, whole genome shotgun sequence carries:
- the LOC121935087 gene encoding nitric oxide synthase-interacting protein, with translation MTRHGKNCTAGAVYTYHEKKKDTAASGYGTQNVRLSKDAVKDFDCCCLSLQPCKDPVVTPDGYLYEKEAILEYILHQKKEIARQMKAYEKQKNEKKAEMAELSKAAKESKVKSFLDKELSIVSKPLNPFDRTSGDSEPGPSSEDKDKDKKLPSFWIPSLTPEAKTKVIPKPDKCVYCPMSRKPLKLKDLIPVHFTPVDPSVDRVGLINRQDRYVCAVTRDMLGNSVPCAVLRPSGSVVTLECVEKLIKKDMVDPMNGEKLTEKDIIVLQRGGTGFAGSGVELEAKKARPVMQA